A window of the Thermoleophilia bacterium SCSIO 60948 genome harbors these coding sequences:
- a CDS encoding alpha-ketoacid dehydrogenase subunit beta — MTYREALRLALAEELEHDPRVFLMGEEVGQFEGAYKVSAGLMDRFGADRVRDTPISEEGFVGAGVGAAMLGERPVVEIMTLNFLLVAMDQVINHAAKIGAMFGGMVRCPMVIRTPNGAGAQLTAQHSQSFDQWFASTPGLKVVAPANPRDAKGLLKAAIRDEDPVLVIENLPIYKEKGEVPLDPDFTTPIGLADVPRKGSDLTLISHSFATKRCLDVAEDLAESHGLDIEVVDLRSLRPLDVETVAASVSKTSRAVCVEEGWPTYGVTAEIAARIGKACFDDLDAPVERVGMAEVPMPYAKNLETAALPGADRIAEAVLETLEGSR, encoded by the coding sequence ATGACCTACCGCGAGGCGCTTCGCCTCGCGCTGGCCGAGGAGCTCGAACACGACCCGCGCGTGTTCCTGATGGGCGAGGAGGTCGGCCAGTTCGAGGGCGCCTACAAGGTGTCGGCCGGCCTGATGGACCGCTTCGGTGCCGACCGCGTCCGCGACACGCCGATCTCCGAGGAGGGGTTCGTCGGCGCCGGCGTCGGCGCGGCGATGCTCGGCGAGCGTCCGGTCGTCGAGATCATGACCCTCAACTTCCTGCTGGTCGCGATGGATCAGGTGATCAACCACGCGGCGAAGATCGGGGCGATGTTCGGCGGCATGGTCCGCTGCCCGATGGTCATCCGCACGCCGAACGGAGCCGGCGCCCAGCTCACGGCGCAGCACTCGCAGAGCTTCGACCAGTGGTTCGCCTCGACGCCGGGTCTCAAGGTCGTCGCGCCGGCCAACCCGCGTGACGCCAAGGGGCTGCTGAAGGCGGCGATCCGCGACGAGGATCCGGTGCTCGTGATCGAGAATCTCCCGATCTACAAGGAGAAGGGCGAGGTCCCGCTCGACCCCGATTTCACGACGCCGATCGGACTCGCCGACGTGCCGCGCAAGGGCTCGGACCTGACGCTGATCTCGCACTCGTTCGCGACGAAGCGATGCCTCGACGTCGCCGAGGATCTCGCCGAGTCCCACGGGCTCGACATCGAGGTCGTCGACTTGCGCTCGCTGCGCCCGCTCGACGTCGAGACGGTCGCCGCCTCGGTGTCGAAGACCTCGCGGGCGGTCTGCGTCGAGGAGGGCTGGCCGACCTACGGCGTCACGGCGGAGATCGCCGCCCGGATCGGCAAGGCGTGCTTCGACGATCTCGACGCACCGGTAGAAAGAGTGGGGATGGCGGAGGTGCCGATGCCCTACGCGAAGAACCTTGAGACCGCCGCCCTGCCGGGCGCCGACCGGATCGCAGAGGCGGTCCTCGAGACCCTGGAGGGTTCCAGATGA
- a CDS encoding 2-oxo acid dehydrogenase subunit E2, giving the protein MSDILMPRLSDSMEEGTIVKWIASEGDEISEGDELVEIETDKANMVYEADESGTLTEIVAQEGDTVALGEPIARFGEGGGGGSSDSAEESGDDSADEDEDVEADAGEDEDTGDEESGDASADEARDDEDGADEDDEDEDESEGGAEEAEPEAKEAEQQPEDEESERGGSEEGGDPSGGSSDGSGSGESGSSDSGSSSDAGPRVKASPLARRIASESGVDLQNVKGSGPGGRILRADVEAAASGGSSVAEEAPAEKPKSEKKAKKSKKDKKSKKDDDSKKDGAKAAPERGETAKGTTETVELTRLQQTVARRMSESKATAPHFYLQTDIDMSRAVEARAALKASAREGDPVPSFNDMVVKACAVALGEYPRANGAYKDGRFELYSRINVGIAVAGQDALVVPTIFDCDKKGLREIAADARALAGKVRDRSITPPELSGATFTVSNLGMYGVTNFHAVINSPQAAILAVGAITEKPVIRDGELETAHLMGVTLACDHRILYGADGAEFLARVRALLEEPVGLAL; this is encoded by the coding sequence ATGAGCGACATCCTGATGCCCCGCCTCTCCGATTCGATGGAGGAGGGGACGATCGTCAAGTGGATCGCCTCGGAGGGCGACGAGATCTCGGAGGGCGACGAGCTCGTCGAGATCGAGACCGACAAGGCGAACATGGTCTACGAGGCCGACGAGTCGGGAACGCTGACGGAGATCGTCGCCCAGGAGGGGGACACGGTCGCGCTCGGTGAGCCGATCGCCCGCTTCGGCGAGGGCGGGGGTGGCGGTTCCTCCGACTCCGCCGAGGAGTCCGGTGACGACTCCGCCGACGAGGACGAGGACGTCGAGGCGGACGCCGGCGAGGACGAGGACACGGGCGACGAGGAGTCCGGTGACGCCTCCGCCGACGAGGCCCGTGACGACGAGGACGGGGCCGACGAGGACGACGAGGATGAGGACGAGTCCGAAGGCGGTGCCGAGGAGGCCGAGCCCGAGGCCAAGGAGGCCGAGCAGCAGCCAGAGGACGAGGAGTCCGAGCGCGGCGGCAGCGAAGAGGGCGGCGATCCGAGCGGTGGTTCGAGCGACGGGTCGGGTTCGGGCGAATCCGGGTCGTCGGATTCAGGCTCCTCGAGCGACGCGGGCCCGCGGGTCAAGGCCTCGCCGCTCGCGCGCCGGATCGCGAGCGAGTCGGGCGTCGATCTCCAGAACGTGAAGGGCTCGGGCCCGGGCGGGCGCATCCTGCGCGCCGACGTCGAGGCCGCGGCCTCCGGCGGGTCGAGCGTCGCGGAGGAGGCTCCGGCCGAGAAGCCGAAGTCCGAGAAGAAGGCGAAGAAGTCCAAGAAGGACAAGAAGTCCAAGAAGGACGACGACTCGAAGAAGGACGGCGCCAAGGCCGCCCCGGAGCGAGGCGAGACGGCGAAGGGCACGACGGAGACCGTCGAGCTCACCCGCCTCCAGCAGACCGTCGCGCGACGGATGTCGGAGTCGAAGGCGACGGCGCCGCACTTCTATCTCCAGACGGACATCGACATGAGCCGCGCCGTCGAGGCGCGCGCCGCGCTCAAGGCCTCAGCACGCGAGGGCGACCCGGTGCCGTCGTTCAACGACATGGTCGTGAAGGCCTGCGCCGTCGCGCTCGGCGAATACCCGCGGGCCAACGGCGCCTACAAGGACGGGCGCTTCGAGCTCTACTCGCGGATCAACGTCGGAATAGCGGTCGCGGGCCAGGACGCGCTCGTCGTGCCGACCATCTTCGACTGCGACAAGAAGGGCCTGCGCGAGATCGCCGCGGACGCGCGAGCGCTCGCGGGCAAGGTGCGCGACCGCTCGATCACCCCGCCTGAGCTCTCGGGTGCGACGTTCACGGTGTCGAACCTCGGGATGTACGGCGTGACGAACTTCCACGCCGTGATCAACTCGCCGCAGGCCGCGATCCTGGCCGTCGGCGCGATCACCGAGAAGCCGGTGATCCGCGACGGCGAGCTCGAGACCGCGCACCTGATGGGCGTGACCCTCGCCTGCGACCACCGGATCCTCTACGGCGCCGACGGGGCGGAGTTCCTCGCCCGAGTCCGCGCGCTGCTCGAGGAGCCGGTGGGCCTGGCGCTCTAG
- the lepB gene encoding signal peptidase I: MGGRRKRDKGLIVLGLLAALLVAGGIYAYVELVAGDEIPTYGPSMKPTFDGRADVEVDEGAYEDAAPERGDIVTAQAPEGVAFEACAERPTQSSPCAEAVVGYSRVYVLKRVIAVEGDSVAFDRGGHLILDGETQEEPYILPCPGDCALPDPIEVGAGEVFLAGDNREVSSDSRSWGPVPITSIDGRVELPAGVGSRR; encoded by the coding sequence ATGGGCGGGAGGCGGAAACGCGACAAGGGGTTGATCGTTCTCGGGCTCCTCGCGGCTCTGCTCGTCGCCGGCGGGATCTATGCCTACGTCGAGCTCGTCGCCGGGGACGAGATCCCGACCTACGGGCCGTCGATGAAGCCGACCTTCGACGGGCGCGCCGACGTCGAGGTGGACGAAGGCGCCTACGAGGACGCGGCACCCGAGCGTGGCGACATCGTGACGGCGCAGGCGCCGGAGGGGGTCGCTTTCGAGGCCTGCGCCGAGCGGCCGACGCAGAGCAGCCCGTGCGCCGAGGCGGTCGTGGGCTATTCGCGGGTCTATGTCCTCAAGCGCGTGATAGCGGTCGAGGGCGACAGCGTGGCGTTCGACCGCGGCGGCCACCTGATCCTCGACGGCGAGACCCAGGAGGAGCCCTACATCCTTCCCTGCCCGGGCGACTGCGCCCTCCCCGACCCGATCGAGGTCGGCGCCGGAGAGGTGTTCCTCGCCGGCGACAACCGCGAGGTTTCGAGCGACAGCCGCTCGTGGGGACCGGTGCCGATCACCTCGATCGACGGGCGCGTCGAGCTCCCGGCGGGGGTAGGGTCGCGCCGGTGA
- a CDS encoding DUF4328 domain-containing protein: MSGPSEPASGKVRNEFWRWSGPFEVQPIADRSRVAIALLCLVALAGLGSLWADIGQVGLLGDIRDGARVSLVEANESDDRVRTFAIAYTIAVVLAAIGFLLWYSRAYRNTIALGARDPRYGPGWSIGYWFIPFVNLVRPKQVMNDIWRASDPELDRNASGWRFGRVSPLLHWWWAIWLLSTFVQRFVFRLGFNDDEFSFGTSIDDLYDLAVGYVVADVLDLVAVGLAIATVVKTSARQRERIERSRGWEAEEPAPDASAGPPATATT, from the coding sequence GTGAGCGGACCCAGCGAACCGGCCTCGGGAAAGGTCCGCAACGAGTTCTGGCGCTGGTCCGGACCGTTCGAGGTCCAGCCGATCGCCGATCGCTCGCGCGTCGCGATCGCGCTGCTCTGCCTCGTCGCCCTGGCCGGGCTCGGATCGCTTTGGGCGGACATCGGCCAGGTCGGCCTGCTCGGCGACATCCGCGACGGCGCCCGGGTCAGCCTCGTCGAGGCGAACGAGAGCGACGATCGCGTCCGCACCTTCGCCATCGCCTACACGATCGCCGTCGTCCTGGCCGCGATCGGCTTCCTGCTCTGGTACTCGCGCGCCTACCGCAACACGATCGCGCTCGGCGCTCGCGACCCTCGCTACGGCCCGGGCTGGTCGATCGGCTACTGGTTCATCCCGTTCGTCAACCTCGTCCGCCCGAAGCAGGTGATGAACGACATCTGGAGGGCGAGCGACCCGGAGCTCGACCGCAACGCCTCCGGCTGGCGCTTCGGCCGTGTGTCACCTTTGCTCCACTGGTGGTGGGCGATCTGGCTGCTGTCGACCTTCGTCCAACGGTTCGTGTTCAGGCTCGGCTTCAACGACGACGAGTTCAGCTTCGGAACCTCGATCGACGACCTCTACGACCTCGCCGTCGGCTACGTGGTCGCCGACGTCCTCGACCTCGTCGCCGTCGGCCTGGCGATCGCGACAGTCGTGAAGACGAGCGCTCGCCAGCGCGAGCGGATCGAACGCTCGCGCGGCTGGGAAGCCGAGGAACCCGCGCCGGACGCGTCGGCGGGCCCGCCCGCCACGGCGACAACCTGA